In Mytilus edulis chromosome 7, xbMytEdul2.2, whole genome shotgun sequence, a single genomic region encodes these proteins:
- the LOC139482301 gene encoding NK-tumor recognition protein-like, translating to MSKLKSEKLILLEKLIQSSSDGEITNEQKDLFVNLVKETSPKSPKMKKKSANNPDRQSRQRVKIVRENSHEVKDNSHGKVIVPLPENGRRSRSRSGSSKSRSDSSSSFWSSGSQDRARLVKPSSRSRSYSRSSGSSYSRSRSRSRTSSSSSSSSRSRSSSVEYSRKKVRERSKSPSTPKSPVKEPRSDSLSSTQSAPAKTTIERHVTHDTASDSGRKGKRKKLLKRGEVRKYRSFDINPDIFIEERIKQKYKELHNLMATQFSGTHAQMTQQQFQQMHSLRDQYISASHGLPPSGVLVPRSLPASMRVKRGAPQGLTKVRSRSRDTLTSDFGDDHTYISVQRVQNTSAAREGKVIVDPRPVMMKKKKKKVKKSDSKTTLNSTLDSTSDLTGSRTLSPRSRSDYSGSRTLSPRSRSNEPEIHHIKASKNPDLIKWLKQKDKDHRKKEKEERKKKREEREKLVLEANEKFERRLESQKIVKKWISEKEKDYRKTLKEKKQHEKELELQEKIRIELSSPTRGITVRAQTAPSQWKQKSPRHSYKTKKNGEATDNADSTAQTVQDQLGTSSEHLKFDLNDQKSHDPLPPTSKFMYKRPVAGKIKLNMRNRPMSAQPKLQSTRTEKEHWQSAKDESDKNLRLTYDDWVNTKRKEDKEKRKQEKIRQKEVLSKSDPEIAKLVPEVAKKRIHTMLNERKSIDTGIKRYDATANRSFGGGSFDGSKSPKPPSKAHSYKMADDRPGTAKDRTVESLKVSGRIYKRPGTAPAAGKKVPVPMRSPYSPVPSSAPAHVEEIMNSEDQANPFILPFPPEQGVPTHLANMQKKLFSEETLRKSDQIEPQGGEASRELVPLNDDVEHTSSSEDIKYDNINTKSHDTKLEDKIENDTQYVNGNSDENATKKEENVEETNQPSQTKKETQNVNIDTHLDLPEELDDADIKNSEVNEKEQTVGYDEVDSNRTDNKTEEKNEENGKERQDDNALNQSSKHVSFCEEPEVFVNQEEPEWSTDTETPDEDNSRYTTKEDLSTLIDTCGQLLNKEYGESYNQGNTEEKDSDKAFLTESLDDDF from the exons ATGTCCAAGCTAAAGTCTGAAAAATTGATATTGCTAGAAAAACTTATTCAGAGCAGTTCTGACGGTGAaataacaaatgaacaaaaagatctttttgtaaatcttgtaAAAGAGACAAGCCCTAAAAGTCccaaaatgaagaagaaaagtgCAAACAACCCTGATAGACAGTCACGTCAAAGAGTTAAAATTGTAAGAGAAAATTcacatgaggtcaaggacaatagtCATGGAAAGGTTATTGTTCCCCTGCCAGAAAATGGTCGTAGGTCAAGGTCACGATCAGGAAGTTCTAAATCAAGATCTGATTCCTCTTCAAGCTTTTGGTCTTCTGGATCACAAGATAGAGCAAGATTGGTTAAACCATCCTCAAGATCAAGATCATATTCACGATCAAGTGGGAGTTCTTACTCCAGATCTCGTTCACGCTCACGAACATCTTCTTCATCCTCATCCAGCTCTAGATCTCGTTCATCATCAGTGGAATATTCAAGAAAAAAAGTACGGGAAAGATCAAAATCACCATCAACCCCCAAATCTCCTGTAAAAGAACCAAGATCAGattcattatcatcaacacaaagTGCCCCTGCTAAAACAACCATAGAAAGACATGTAACGCATGATACTGCCAGTGATTCTGGTCGTAAAGGAAAACGGAAAAAGCTTTTGAAGAGAGGAGAAGTTAGAAAATATCGGTCATTTGATATTAACCCAGATATATTTATTGAAGagagaataaaacaaaaatacaaagaaCTTCATAATTTAATGGCAACTCAGTTTTCTGGTACCCATGCCCAGATGACTCAACAGCAATTTCAACAGATGCACAGTTTAAGGGACCAGTATATTAGTGCCAGTCATGGTTTACCTCCGAGTGGTGTACTGGTTCCCAGAAGTTTACCAGCAAGTATGAGAGTAAAGAGAGGTGCACCACAAGGTCTGACCAAAGTCAGGTCAAGGTCAAGGGACACTTTAACTA GTGATTTTGGTGACGATCACACATACATTAGTGTCCAGCGAGTTCAAAACACATCTGCTGCCAGAGAGGGCAAGGTCATTGTTGATCCTCGCCCAGTTATgatgaaaaagaagaagaaaaaagtaaagaAATCAGATTCAAAAACAACACTGAATTCTACATTGGACAGTACCTCTGATCTCACAGGGTCAAGGACACTTTCTCCAAGATCAAGGTCAGACTACTCTGGGTCAAGAACATTGTCTCCaagatcaaggtcaaatgaaccagaAATACATCACATTAAAGCAAGCAAAAATCCTGATTTAATAAAGTggttaaaacaaaaagacaaagacCACAGGAAAAAAGAAAAGGAAGAAAGAAAGAAGAAAAGGGAAGAAAGAGAGAAGTTAGTTTTGGAGGCAAATGAAAAGTTTGAACGCAGATTGGAATCtcagaaaattgtgaaaaaatggatttcagaaaaagaaaaagactataGGAAAACtctcaaggagaaaaaacaacaCGAAAAAGAGCTTGAATTGCAGGAAAAAATAAGAATTGAATTGTCATCACCTACCAGAGGTATAACTGTACGTGCACAGACGGCACCATCACAATGGAAACAAAAGAGTCCTCGTCATTcatataaaaccaaaaaaaatggaGAAGCAACAGATAATGCAGATAGTACCGCACAGACAGTACAGGACCAGTTAGGGACCTCATCAGAACAtctgaaatttgatttaaatgatCAGAAAAGTCATGATCCACTGCCACCTACGTCAAAGTTTATGTATAAAAGACCTGTAGCAGGGAAGATTAAACTGAACATGAGAAATAGACCAATGAGTGCTCAGCCGAAACTACAGTCAACTCGCACGGAGAAAGAACATTGGCAATCAGCAAAGGACGAAAGTGATAAGAACTTGAGACTGACATATGATGACTGGGTTAATACAAAAAGgaaagaagataaagaaaaaagaaaacaggaaAAAATTAGACAGAAAGAAGTTCTTTCTAAATCTGATCCTGAAATAGCCAAACTTGTGCCGGAAGTTGCTAAAAAGAGAATTCATACAATGCTGAATGAAAGAAAATCAATTGATACTGGCATTAAACGGTATGATGCCACTGCAAATAGGTCATTTGGTGGTGGAAGTTTTGATGGAAGCAAATCTCCTAAACCTCCTTCAAAGGCTCATTCTTATAAAATGGCAGATGATAGACCAGGAACTGCAAAAGATCGAACAGTTGAATCTTTAAAAGTATCTGGAAGAATATACAAGAGACCAGGAACAGCGCCTGCTGCTGGGAAAAAAGTTCCTGTTCCCATGAGATCGCCATACTCGCCCGTTCCCTCAAGTGCCCCTGCACATGTTGAGGAAATTATGAACAGTGAGGATCAGGCCAATCCATTTATACTGCCCTTCCCACCAGAACAAGGTGTACCTACACATTTAGCAAACATGCAGAAaaaacttttttctgaagaaactTTGAGAAAAAGTGATCAGATAGAACCTCAAGGAGGTGAAGCATCCAGGGAACTGGTACCTTTAAATGACGATGTTGAACATACCAGTTCATCAGAAGATATTAAATATGATAATATTAATACTAAGTCACATGACACAAAATTGGAGgacaaaattgaaaatgatacACAATATGTAAACGGAAATTCTGATGAAAATGCAACGAAAAAGGAAGAAAATGTCGAAGAAACTAATCAACCTTCCCAAACAAAAAAGGAAACACAAAATGTAAATATAGACACACATTTGGATCTTCCAGAAGAATTAGATGATGCAGATATTAAAAATTCAGAAGTGAATGAAAAAGAGCAGACTGTTGGCTATGATGAAGTTGACAGTAATAGAACTGATAATAAgactgaagaaaaaaatgaagaaaatggaAAAGAAAGACAGGATGACAATGCTTTAAACCAATCTAGTAAACATGTATCTTTTTGTGAAGAACCGGAAGTGTTTGTTAATCAGGAAGAGCCAGAATGGAGCACCGATACAGAAACTCCAGACGAAGATAATTCACGGTACACTACAAAGGAAGATCTGTCAACGTTGATTGATACGTGTGGTCAGTTATTAAATAAGGAATATGGTGAATCATATAACCAAGGAAACACTGAGGAGAAAGACAGTGATAAAGCATTCCTTACAGAAAGTCTGGATGATGATTTTTAA
- the LOC139482302 gene encoding testis-expressed protein 52-like, which translates to MSANVIMPTIEERESLMREKNPKYTGFTPRPTEKLASRRKPKSMLDIECSHYLRTDHEQFVHGHPHMGYKLWLEAGKHAPPFPLNSDSNFNSNVWRNFRKEYGFHNTAEGRKIGDIIATMYPLNIPAPSRVGAHTFDKYLRESKVFRNEKFEALAINRTRADVKDFKRLRVKSDARNPPLDELGNILPPENFKKYEHRFIPPPPAPPTPPPANQKIDSLGQKYVPRSEPLLWKLSYKLNHPSYDKVNEGIKKRRALEEMARQNHPDGSPLPQTFPSPIPQNL; encoded by the exons ATGTCAGCTAATGTCATAATGCCGACCATTGAGGAGAGGGAATCtttaatgagagaaaaaaatccaaaatacaCAGGATTTACACCAAGACCAACAGAAAAACTTGCTTCAAGGAGAAAACCTAAATCTATGCTTGACATTGAATGTAGTCACTATCTTAGGACAGACCATGAACAATTTGTACATGGTCATCCTCATATGGGATATAAACTATGGTTGGAAGCAGGGAAGCATGCACCACCATTTCCGTTAAATTCAGACTCAAATTTCAACAGTAATGTGTGGAGAAATTTTAGAAAGGAATATGGTTTTCATAATACTGCTGAAGGAAGAAAAATTGGGGATATAATAGCAACAATGTACCCTTTGAACATTCCTGCTCCATCTAGAGTTGGTGCTcatacatttgataaatatttacgaGAGTCAAAAGTATTCAGAAATGAAAAGTTTGAGGCACTGGCAATTAATAGGACAAGAGCAGATGTAAAAGATTTCAAACGTTTACGAGTAAAAAGTGATGCTCGAAATCCACCATTAGACGAGTTAG GCAATATATTACCACCTGAAAATTTCAAGAAGTATGAACACCGATTTATACCACCACCGCCGGCCCCACCAACACCACCCCCGGCCAACCAGAAAATAGACTCATTAGGACAGAAATATGTTCCACGTTCAGAACCATTACTATGGAAACTGTCTTACAAACTTAATCATCCAAGCTATGATAAAGTGAATGAAGGAATAAAGAAACGACGTGCATTGGAAGAAATGGCGAGACAGAATCACCCTGACGGTTCACCTTTACCACAAACATTCCCGTCCCCGATTCCTCAAAATTTATAA